A single region of the Arcobacter lacus genome encodes:
- the thiC gene encoding phosphomethylpyrimidine synthase ThiC: MRTWLDDHKNDKIRTQMYYAKQGIITPDMEYVAKVEKLDPELVRSEIARGRLIIPANVNHKHLVPMSIGIASSCKINANIGSSALASDVSKEIEKVDVCLKYGADTIMDLSTGGDLDMIRRAVIEHSTVPIGTVPIYQILHDVKDKIEDLTIERMLEVIERQAQQGVSYFTIHAGFLLEFMPHVAKRKMGIVSRGGSLMAAWMMHYHKENPFYEAFDEILDICRKYDVSLSLGDSLRPGCLADASDEAQLRELKVLGELTLRAWEKDVQVMIEGPGHVPLNQIERNMKLEKEYCHEAPFYILGPLTTDIAAGYDHISSAIGAAVGGWHGASMLCYVTPKEHLGLPNAEDVRNGIIAYKIAAHSADIARGRKGARDIDDEMSDARYAFNWNKQFELCLDPDRAKEYHDETLPQDVFKEAEFCSMCGPKFCSYKITQKIVKEHGQEMVDIAG, encoded by the coding sequence ATGAGAACTTGGTTAGACGATCATAAAAACGACAAAATTAGAACTCAAATGTATTATGCAAAACAAGGAATTATTACTCCTGATATGGAATATGTAGCAAAAGTTGAAAAACTTGATCCTGAACTTGTAAGAAGTGAAATTGCAAGAGGAAGACTTATCATTCCAGCAAATGTAAATCATAAACATTTAGTTCCAATGTCAATTGGAATTGCATCTTCATGCAAAATAAATGCAAATATCGGTTCATCAGCACTTGCTAGTGATGTTTCAAAAGAGATTGAAAAAGTTGATGTTTGTTTAAAATATGGTGCTGATACTATCATGGATTTAAGTACAGGTGGAGACTTAGATATGATAAGACGGGCAGTAATTGAACACTCAACAGTTCCAATTGGAACAGTTCCAATTTATCAAATCTTACATGATGTAAAAGATAAAATTGAAGATTTAACAATTGAAAGAATGCTTGAAGTAATTGAAAGACAAGCTCAACAAGGGGTTTCATATTTTACAATTCATGCTGGTTTTTTATTAGAATTCATGCCACATGTTGCAAAAAGAAAAATGGGAATCGTTTCAAGAGGTGGTTCTTTAATGGCTGCTTGGATGATGCATTATCATAAAGAAAATCCATTCTATGAAGCATTTGATGAGATTTTAGATATTTGTAGAAAATATGATGTATCTTTATCTTTAGGAGATTCATTAAGACCTGGTTGTTTGGCTGATGCATCTGATGAAGCTCAATTAAGAGAATTAAAAGTTCTTGGAGAATTAACATTAAGAGCTTGGGAAAAAGATGTTCAAGTTATGATTGAAGGTCCTGGACACGTTCCTTTAAATCAAATTGAAAGAAATATGAAACTTGAAAAAGAGTATTGCCATGAAGCACCGTTTTATATCTTAGGACCACTTACAACTGATATTGCAGCTGGTTATGATCATATTTCATCTGCAATTGGTGCAGCTGTTGGTGGATGGCATGGGGCATCTATGTTATGTTATGTAACTCCAAAAGAACATTTAGGTTTACCAAATGCTGAAGATGTAAGAAATGGAATTATTGCATATAAAATTGCTGCTCACTCTGCTGATATAGCAAGAGGAAGAAAAGGGGCAAGAGATATTGATGATGAAATGTCAGATGCTAGATATGCATTTAACTGGAATAAACAATTTGAACTTTGTTTAGATCCTGATCGTGCAAAAGAGTATCATGATGAAACATTACCTCAAGATGTATTTAAAGAAGCAGAATTTTGTTCAATGTGTGGACCTAAATTTTGTTCATATAAAATAACACAAAAAATAGTAAAAGAACATGGGCAGGAGATGGTTGACATTGCAGGCTAA
- a CDS encoding HDOD domain-containing protein has product MKKNLIQEIKTLENLPNSIKEINDFRKNDNSDIKELVKILKKDSFIVSNILKISNSNLYGTNFKVETLNKAIETLGIKLTLAIAIESIVSKTINRNLFAYAVTNDDFFYSSALSAIFVDNWLKQIDEDLKNELFLPAFLQENGKFIISQVIQDERQTEFFLKSLVEKDNISACELEFTGYSCSRISANIFKHWDFSHNIIFPIAFTEDLENCPKEFIHKAQILNVVKILCDIRNPLSDNNIEKALKKVLEYNFDVEYFLNALDSIREKIEKNSQLSLSNK; this is encoded by the coding sequence ATGAAAAAAAATTTAATTCAAGAAATAAAGACTTTAGAAAATCTTCCAAATAGTATCAAAGAAATTAATGATTTCAGAAAAAATGATAACTCAGACATAAAAGAGTTGGTAAAAATTTTAAAAAAAGATTCTTTTATTGTTTCAAATATTTTAAAAATATCAAATTCAAACCTTTATGGTACAAATTTTAAAGTTGAAACTTTAAACAAAGCTATTGAAACACTAGGTATAAAATTAACTTTGGCTATTGCTATTGAAAGTATTGTTTCGAAAACTATAAATAGGAATTTATTTGCTTATGCAGTTACTAATGATGATTTCTTTTATTCTAGTGCGTTAAGTGCAATTTTTGTTGATAACTGGCTAAAACAAATTGATGAAGATTTAAAAAATGAATTGTTTTTGCCTGCTTTTTTACAAGAGAATGGTAAATTTATAATTTCTCAAGTAATTCAAGATGAAAGACAAACAGAATTTTTTTTAAAAAGTTTAGTTGAAAAAGACAACATAAGTGCTTGTGAATTAGAATTTACTGGATATTCTTGTTCAAGAATAAGTGCAAATATTTTCAAACATTGGGATTTTAGTCATAATATAATTTTTCCCATTGCATTTACAGAAGATTTAGAAAATTGTCCAAAAGAATTTATTCACAAAGCACAAATATTAAATGTTGTAAAGATTTTATGTGATATTAGAAATCCATTAAGTGATAATAATATAGAAAAAGCTTTAAAAAAAGTTTTAGAATATAATTTTGATGTTGAATATTTTTTAAATGCATTAGACTCAATTAGAGAAAAAATAGAAAAGAATTCTCAACTCTCATTAAGTAACAAATAG
- a CDS encoding bifunctional 2-C-methyl-D-erythritol 4-phosphate cytidylyltransferase/2-C-methyl-D-erythritol 2,4-cyclodiphosphate synthase translates to MLDVTLIVLCAGNSTRFEHKTKKQWIRVEDEPLWLNVTKRISSFAKFDKVIVTSHQDELNYMKNFSDDFIFVKGGETRQLSILNSLQFITTKYVMITDVARACVPQSVIENLLNEKSSADCIVPILNVTDTVVYENDTIDRRNVKLIQTPQLSNTQVLRDALNTPIEFTDESSAIKAIDGKIKYIPGSTSSKKLTLGDELDELPCLKAPSNNFFTGTGFDIHAFEDIKDMYLGGVKLPYEYGFKAHSDGDVLIHSVIDALLGACGAGDIGEFFPDTDDKYKGIDSKLLLGQIVNFINNVGYEIVNVDLTIIAQKPKINPFKDEIKKSMAKLLGIEKQFVNIKATTAEKLGFIGRAEGVAVQSIATLKYYNWKKR, encoded by the coding sequence TTGTTAGATGTTACATTAATAGTTCTTTGCGCTGGGAATTCCACGAGGTTTGAACACAAAACAAAAAAACAATGGATAAGGGTTGAAGATGAACCTTTATGGCTAAATGTTACGAAAAGAATATCTTCTTTTGCAAAATTTGATAAAGTAATAGTTACTTCTCACCAAGATGAACTAAATTATATGAAAAATTTTAGTGATGATTTTATTTTTGTAAAAGGTGGAGAAACTAGACAATTATCAATTTTAAATAGTTTACAATTTATAACTACAAAATATGTAATGATAACTGATGTAGCAAGAGCTTGTGTTCCTCAAAGTGTAATAGAAAATCTTTTAAATGAAAAATCTAGTGCAGATTGTATAGTTCCTATTTTAAATGTAACAGATACAGTAGTTTATGAAAATGATACTATTGATAGAAGAAATGTAAAACTTATACAAACTCCTCAACTTTCAAACACTCAAGTTTTGAGAGATGCCTTAAATACTCCCATCGAATTTACAGATGAAAGTTCAGCAATCAAAGCAATAGATGGAAAAATAAAATATATCCCAGGTTCTACTTCTAGCAAAAAATTAACTTTGGGTGATGAACTTGATGAACTTCCTTGTTTAAAAGCTCCTTCAAATAATTTTTTTACAGGAACAGGATTTGATATTCATGCCTTTGAAGATATAAAAGATATGTATTTAGGTGGAGTGAAACTTCCTTATGAATATGGATTTAAAGCACATAGTGATGGAGATGTTTTAATTCATTCGGTAATTGATGCTTTATTAGGGGCTTGTGGAGCTGGAGATATTGGTGAATTTTTTCCAGATACAGATGATAAATACAAAGGTATAGATTCAAAACTTTTATTAGGACAAATTGTTAATTTTATAAATAATGTTGGATATGAAATAGTAAATGTTGATTTAACAATAATTGCACAAAAACCTAAAATCAATCCTTTTAAAGATGAAATCAAAAAGTCAATGGCAAAACTTTTAGGAATAGAAAAACAGTTTGTAAATATAAAAGCTACAACAGCAGAAAAACTAGGATTTATTGGACGAGCAGAAGGGGTTGCTGTTCAAAGTATTGCCACATTGAAATATTATAATTGGAAAAAAAGATGA
- a CDS encoding DNA-binding transcriptional response regulator, translated as MNILIIENEIYLAQKVVSRLLDDGHNCDYIESPNIDNLSKDYDVILLSTSLPTALCKEITKKYSHKSIILLLVSYVSDETVTNHIKDGARDYIMKPFIMDELIRKIYHYIDTRNVKRELQTLKEYFEFTMSDIDVSGILLPPSFPLLIETNSQRYADKLVFELSKKVDLPISFITLTSATWQKQINCIEEKTIIYLSDYHTLKKNMKDYVVKYIEDKTCVISTLECEDSFPYRKIEINSEKELVGITNIMTINDYVKMMVMSYQNKYPDTELSKKLGISRKSLWEKRKKLDIEKKK; from the coding sequence ATGAACATATTAATTATCGAAAATGAGATATATTTAGCTCAAAAAGTAGTGTCAAGACTTCTTGATGATGGACACAATTGTGATTATATAGAATCACCAAATATTGATAATTTATCAAAAGATTATGATGTGATTTTATTATCAACTTCTTTACCAACTGCTTTATGTAAAGAGATAACTAAAAAGTATTCGCATAAATCTATAATTCTTCTTTTAGTTTCTTATGTTTCAGATGAAACAGTTACAAATCATATAAAAGATGGTGCAAGAGATTATATTATGAAGCCATTTATTATGGATGAATTAATAAGAAAAATATATCACTATATTGATACAAGAAATGTAAAAAGAGAGTTACAAACTTTAAAAGAGTATTTTGAATTTACTATGTCTGATATTGATGTAAGTGGAATTTTATTACCTCCATCTTTCCCTCTTTTAATAGAGACAAATTCTCAAAGATATGCTGATAAATTGGTTTTTGAATTATCAAAAAAAGTTGATTTACCTATAAGTTTTATAACTTTAACTTCAGCTACTTGGCAAAAACAAATAAATTGTATTGAAGAAAAGACTATCATTTATTTAAGTGATTATCATACTTTGAAAAAAAATATGAAAGATTATGTTGTTAAATATATTGAAGATAAAACTTGTGTTATTTCCACTTTAGAGTGTGAAGATAGTTTCCCTTATAGAAAAATAGAGATAAATAGTGAAAAAGAGTTAGTAGGAATTACAAACATTATGACAATAAATGATTATGTAAAAATGATGGTTATGTCATATCAAAACAAATATCCAGACACAGAACTATCAAAAAAACTTGGAATTTCAAGAAAATCGCTTTGGGAAAAAAGAAAAAAACTAGATATCGAAAAAAAGAAATAG
- a CDS encoding phosphatidylglycerophosphatase A family protein produces MNLRKFFLTVGFSGLSPKAPGTVGSFVSLILGLFLLEFLHSSTLFLLSILITVVAVKQIDIYEKEVDLHDSSEIVIDELAGMWIALSICGINGDNILFMAPLAFVFFRLFDIWKPSIIGKIDRDVKGGLGVMGDDIVAGIAAGIATAGVYQLIEKFIL; encoded by the coding sequence ATGAATTTGAGAAAATTTTTTTTAACAGTAGGTTTTAGTGGTTTAAGTCCAAAAGCTCCTGGAACAGTTGGTTCTTTTGTTTCTTTAATTTTAGGACTTTTTCTTTTAGAATTTTTACACTCTTCAACTTTGTTTTTATTATCTATTTTGATAACTGTTGTAGCGGTTAAACAAATTGATATCTATGAAAAAGAAGTAGATTTACATGATAGCAGTGAAATAGTAATAGATGAACTTGCTGGTATGTGGATAGCTTTATCAATTTGTGGAATAAATGGAGATAATATTCTTTTTATGGCTCCACTTGCTTTTGTATTTTTCAGACTTTTTGATATTTGGAAACCATCTATTATAGGTAAAATCGATAGAGATGTAAAAGGTGGTTTAGGTGTTATGGGTGATGATATTGTTGCAGGAATAGCTGCAGGAATTGCCACTGCAGGAGTTTATCAGTTAATAGAAAAGTTTATTTTGTAA
- a CDS encoding endonuclease/exonuclease/phosphatase family protein, which translates to MKILTWNCNGAFRKKAYLLDDLELDIYIIQECENPNIYSKEKERKTNYLWKGNNKNKGLGIFAKNNIKLKMLDWSDKNYKYKNEELELFLPCLVDEQFIILAVWTKHANSEVFGYIGQLWKYLQLHKNKLKEYPCFIIGDFNSNKIWDKWDRWWNHSDVVKELEEIDIISFYHYLNNEKQGEEENPTFYLQRKLEKAYHIDYIFGTKKLLKKETKCKILNKSKWIEVSDHLPLMLNI; encoded by the coding sequence ATGAAAATCTTAACTTGGAACTGCAATGGTGCTTTTAGAAAGAAAGCCTATTTACTCGATGATTTAGAATTAGATATTTATATAATTCAAGAATGTGAAAATCCTAATATATATTCAAAAGAAAAAGAAAGAAAAACTAATTATTTATGGAAAGGGAACAATAAAAATAAGGGCTTAGGAATTTTTGCAAAAAATAACATAAAACTAAAAATGTTAGACTGGTCTGATAAAAATTACAAATATAAAAATGAGGAATTAGAACTTTTTCTTCCTTGTTTGGTAGATGAGCAATTTATCATTCTTGCAGTTTGGACAAAACATGCAAATTCAGAAGTATTTGGATACATTGGACAACTTTGGAAATATCTTCAACTACACAAAAATAAATTAAAGGAATATCCTTGTTTTATTATCGGAGATTTTAATAGTAATAAAATTTGGGATAAATGGGATAGATGGTGGAACCATAGTGATGTAGTAAAGGAATTAGAGGAAATTGACATAATTAGTTTTTATCATTACTTAAATAATGAAAAACAAGGAGAAGAAGAAAATCCTACTTTCTATTTACAAAGAAAACTTGAAAAAGCATATCACATAGATTATATATTTGGAACTAAGAAATTATTAAAAAAAGAAACAAAATGTAAAATTCTAAACAAAAGTAAATGGATTGAAGTAAGTGACCATTTACCTTTGATGTTAAATATTTAA
- the carA gene encoding glutamine-hydrolyzing carbamoyl-phosphate synthase small subunit, with the protein MQKVWIYLENGTFLEAKSFGAIGTAVGEIVFNTSLTGYQEIISDPSYAGQFITFTMPEIGNVGVNDDDMESKICHCKGVLVRNYHNDYSNYRAQNNLDNLLKEHGILGICDIDTRYLTKMLRDEGAMMMIASTEISSKEELAKQLKVSPRIEDINYIEIVSTKEAYIHKSGSWNHAIKAYDKAVMSDKKVVVIDFGVKRNILNELVQTGLEVEVIPSSFKGEDLIARFEAKEIGGVFLSNGPGDPLTLVNEKVEIQKLINANIPIFAICLGHQLLSIAHGYDTYKLKFGQHGGNHPVSNNGVVEITAQNHNYNVPDNIVEIADITHINLFDNTIEGVKYKNKEIFSVQHHPEASPGPHESKYIFKQFAEIVK; encoded by the coding sequence ATGCAAAAAGTATGGATATATTTAGAAAATGGAACTTTTTTAGAAGCAAAATCTTTTGGTGCAATAGGAACTGCTGTTGGAGAAATAGTTTTTAATACTTCATTAACTGGTTATCAAGAAATTATCTCTGACCCATCTTATGCTGGACAATTTATCACTTTTACAATGCCAGAAATTGGAAATGTTGGTGTAAATGATGATGATATGGAAAGTAAAATTTGTCATTGTAAAGGTGTTTTAGTTAGAAACTATCACAATGACTATTCAAATTATAGAGCACAAAATAATTTAGATAATTTATTAAAAGAACATGGTATTTTAGGAATTTGTGATATAGATACAAGATATTTAACTAAAATGCTTAGAGATGAAGGGGCTATGATGATGATAGCTTCAACAGAGATTTCATCTAAAGAAGAATTAGCAAAACAATTAAAAGTAAGCCCTAGAATTGAAGATATAAACTATATAGAAATAGTTTCTACAAAAGAAGCATATATTCATAAATCAGGAAGCTGGAATCATGCTATAAAAGCTTATGATAAAGCTGTGATGAGTGATAAAAAAGTAGTTGTTATTGACTTTGGAGTTAAAAGAAATATTTTAAATGAATTAGTTCAAACTGGACTTGAAGTAGAAGTTATACCATCTTCATTTAAAGGTGAAGACTTAATAGCAAGATTTGAAGCTAAAGAAATAGGTGGAGTATTTTTATCAAATGGTCCAGGAGATCCTCTAACTCTTGTAAATGAAAAAGTAGAAATTCAAAAATTAATAAATGCAAATATCCCAATATTTGCTATTTGTTTAGGACATCAATTACTTTCTATTGCTCATGGATATGATACTTATAAATTAAAATTTGGACAACACGGTGGTAACCATCCAGTTTCAAATAATGGAGTAGTTGAAATAACTGCACAAAATCACAACTATAATGTACCAGATAATATAGTTGAAATTGCAGATATAACTCATATTAACTTATTTGACAATACAATAGAAGGTGTTAAATATAAAAATAAAGAGATTTTTTCTGTTCAACATCACCCAGAAGCAAGTCCTGGTCCACATGAATCAAAATATATATTCAAACAATTTGCAGAGATAGTGAAATAA
- a CDS encoding DUF507 family protein produces MRLKLHHTPYVSRRITRDLINCDFVEIRKEKNSIEAEIERILDTDIEKEFALDEKVQEILDAQEEEIEYLNADRRQLFWMTKKRLANDFGVILNNEDRFSDIAHKILDYLWEEDFIHYVCSDNQVKNVIFASLDDFIKGFEKADSEVLTKLRNYKRKLIPGTEDYDLVYHRLYEEELIKRGLI; encoded by the coding sequence ATGAGATTAAAGTTACATCACACACCGTATGTTTCAAGAAGAATTACAAGAGATTTAATCAATTGTGATTTTGTAGAAATTAGAAAAGAAAAAAATAGTATTGAAGCAGAAATTGAAAGAATACTTGATACTGACATTGAAAAAGAGTTTGCTCTAGATGAAAAAGTTCAAGAAATTTTAGATGCACAAGAGGAAGAGATTGAGTATCTAAATGCTGATAGAAGACAACTTTTTTGGATGACTAAAAAAAGATTAGCAAATGACTTTGGTGTTATTTTAAACAATGAAGATAGATTTTCAGATATTGCTCATAAAATTTTAGATTATTTATGGGAAGAAGATTTTATTCATTATGTTTGTTCTGATAATCAAGTTAAAAATGTAATTTTTGCTTCTTTAGATGACTTTATAAAAGGTTTTGAAAAAGCAGATAGTGAAGTTTTAACAAAACTAAGAAATTATAAAAGAAAGTTAATTCCAGGAACTGAAGATTATGACTTAGTTTATCATAGACTTTACGAAGAAGAATTAATAAAAAGAGGATTAATTTAA
- a CDS encoding adenylosuccinate synthase, which produces MKADVIVGIQWGDEGKGKIVDMLAQKYDMVCRSQGGHNAGHTIWVDGVRYALQLIPSGILNPKAINVIGNGVVVSPLNIIKEMSQFTNLEGRLFISDKAHLNLPFHALIDQAKERLKGDKAIGTTGKGIGPTYAEKVSRTGFRMGELLNPVKLCDDILEYFKQNRAIFDVLDIQTPNKDELLVELGEYKEKLSAFITNTTNLVWKAIDENKRILLEGAQGTMLDIDHGTYPYVTSSSTVSAGSCTGLGINPKDIGIITGIVKAYCTRVGNGPFPTEDFTEAGKIIGEVGKEFGTVTGRKRRCGWFDAVAVRYASRLNGCDQLALMKLDVLDGFSKIKVCVAYELDGERIDYMPSNMQDVKAIYEEIDGWDSVVGIKEFDKLPTNAKKYIEKIEEITSVKVGIISTSPERADTIIRG; this is translated from the coding sequence ATGAAAGCAGATGTAATAGTTGGTATTCAGTGGGGAGATGAAGGAAAAGGTAAAATAGTAGATATGCTAGCACAAAAATATGATATGGTTTGTAGAAGCCAAGGTGGTCATAATGCTGGTCATACTATTTGGGTTGATGGAGTAAGATATGCTCTTCAACTAATTCCTTCAGGAATTTTAAATCCAAAAGCTATAAATGTTATTGGAAATGGTGTTGTTGTATCTCCTTTAAATATAATTAAAGAAATGAGTCAATTTACAAATTTAGAAGGAAGATTATTCATTTCTGATAAAGCTCATTTAAATTTGCCATTTCACGCTTTAATTGACCAAGCAAAAGAGAGATTAAAAGGTGACAAAGCTATTGGAACAACAGGAAAAGGAATAGGACCTACTTACGCAGAAAAAGTGAGTCGTACTGGTTTTAGAATGGGTGAACTTTTAAATCCAGTAAAACTTTGTGATGATATTTTAGAATATTTTAAACAAAATAGAGCAATATTTGATGTATTGGATATACAAACTCCAAATAAAGATGAGTTATTAGTTGAATTAGGTGAATATAAAGAAAAATTAAGTGCATTTATTACAAATACAACTAACCTTGTTTGGAAAGCAATAGATGAAAACAAAAGAATCCTTTTAGAGGGTGCTCAAGGAACAATGCTTGATATTGACCATGGAACTTATCCTTATGTAACAAGTTCTAGTACAGTTAGTGCTGGTTCTTGTACAGGGTTAGGAATAAATCCAAAAGATATTGGAATTATTACTGGAATTGTAAAAGCTTACTGTACAAGAGTAGGAAATGGACCTTTCCCTACTGAAGATTTTACCGAGGCTGGAAAAATAATAGGTGAAGTTGGAAAAGAGTTTGGAACAGTAACAGGAAGAAAAAGAAGATGTGGTTGGTTTGATGCCGTTGCAGTTAGATATGCAAGTAGATTAAATGGTTGTGATCAATTAGCTTTAATGAAACTTGATGTTTTAGATGGTTTTTCTAAAATAAAAGTTTGTGTTGCTTATGAACTTGATGGAGAAAGAATAGATTATATGCCATCAAATATGCAAGATGTAAAAGCAATCTATGAAGAGATAGATGGTTGGGATAGTGTAGTTGGTATAAAAGAATTTGACAAACTTCCAACAAATGCCAAAAAATATATAGAAAAAATAGAAGAAATAACTTCTGTAAAAGTTGGGATTATTTCAACTTCTCCAGAAAGAGCAGACACAATTATAAGAGGGTAA